Proteins from a genomic interval of Salmo trutta chromosome 39, fSalTru1.1, whole genome shotgun sequence:
- the LOC115179370 gene encoding xin actin-binding repeat-containing protein 2 isoform X1 — protein MEIQSGNGEELEVVSGESLATSGSVSSSPYLSGPQADGTDDQVLREDLQAAKTIERFDIPLSNLKRMFEKPPGAANTEVRAVQSSPSRRAPASSYQLDQKRDPSPGEKMASTHDPSLSAGGTRPGRPEEREGVVSQRKGDGGAPTSEEAESVSLKERMAMYQAAVSKKEASSSSTTVMEESEACSLPGGLASVKKQFESQEYASSSQSQTSVTQVHLEKRSVQEVSSSQEVTVRSSVREVIPTTQQVAYSHGQEVTHDQRVQQSNVASSYENHYDETVRVIGGEDLPKVSTQVLKQQYEKTIEQATPGKQIKIDLDYNQFQWAPINQSSSAAASYESSSIVKQSSRASAATSYETSSTMRTGAVSSSTAASASSTMRTGAVSSSTAASASSTMRTGAVSSSTAASASSTMRTGAVSSSTAASASSMDYETMEHFPPPPTELMPQEVPECCDSLPPQEQAGQQRYIFNKEQYSKQRNLNELKRLYKHIHPEVRRTMEKDYFTDVTEIEQAQLDSEDEMTGEVQQACYAFENSGGDECMSPEGDYLEWDEILKGEVQSMRWMFENKPLDTIKDDTPDEDDEVKNIAQQEIIAGSDVKYTAWMFETQPMDALRADTPDSTVQTGQLTELARGDVRTATYLFETQPLDCLNKIYQEDEQALEVVFTKDITGGDVKTARYLFETQHLDSLSHTETIEESHFLKLKSELEEIKGEVKTTTRMFETQPMCVIRGNSGNILEITAIRREEMEKGDVKTSRWLFETQPLDMINKDPAKVKLICGVSMEDNSQGDVNRGRWLFETKTLDSIKDEEWQSIRQKEEIIGADVRKHCLVFETQQMDTLKDNANARHLPSEAIVGGDVQSAKHLFETVPMENLKDLAEVGKLQKMVASEEEKGDVRHQKWVFESQPLENIREEKKEMTRSINLEELDKGDVTNHKERFETLDLSRCEGAQRIQVEGVTSGSVKSNKVLFESTPMYAMQDSEGHYHEVKTVRREEIVKGDVRSCRWMFETRPIDEFDESSNKFQIIKGISKEEIESGDVKTAKWLFETQPLDGIKHFSNTEEDETKTKESVEIEKGDVKTCRWLFETQPMDNLYEKADKVRNETEVEEVNKGDVKTCTWLFETQNLDNICDHSESESETVLKTCTVKQEDVHGKDVHHACFLFETENLENLTGEESGAFRRVTKIDVQSGDVSRMKFLFQNRSSDIMTSTSSETMHKLKTLTAEEIQKGNVVNNMWLFENQPIDTIREDTEEAKDTRTVTDVQGGNVGQGRFIFETYSLDKIQEESTETEISKLQSIIRDDIEKGDVKSYTMMFENQPLYAICDKEGHYHEVTTMTKEEIMRGDVVGARWLFETKPLDSIRDTDDVYVIKSVTEEDVQKGDVSTARWRFETQPLDEIAEDMKVLTKTVEDIQGGDVKTNKHLFETDEMSQKYVRTVSVSEIQKGDVRTASWMFETHSIDKIHGEGSEYDEMETVTKEEVMKGDVKQSVWLFEKQPLDSIKESDGTETVVTREEIPQADVKTTTWLFETTPLTKFNENSVERTEIMGKSIKETLEELYCQKMVDSQGILIETDEIGDVRMAKYRLMNQDAPEIQKEEVIRGDLNNIMMNLLNRREMTEKGIVIDQEERGNINTTVKQLFNQEKGFNVEKEEILRGDIQEAINNLLKEEGSSKRGILIQEDEKGDVRMTIYSLLNKEDGAGIEKEDIIKGNVSRTLHRLLSNPGSEESKRIRVEDTERGNVSFYSTCIESGALDYLRQLQFEPNEEQEQAQKERIIGGDVMETKMTLWKNQQQIERTVADDDIVPGDVNNTVKVFMMEPALLLENLQKEEIVKGDLRAALDSLTKTISKRVVIEKEEVVKGDLHTTLRSLEDAQNQAKEMEKPEIVRGDIRGALQSLEKSATTKTEVTVEDLVPGDIKGTLKSLEEAKQAVKEMEKEEIVKGDIHTALKGLHEASSEKKLYQHQVSEQGDVRGTIQLLLEPSTSPRMQRRGSTEGDVKTSIKCLYEGQGQDQDEEQSQMEKEEVIKGDVKGAIKNLMQRKEYSNRKVRKYPPRKAPRAHVKNPLPTQQVVDHEYSDVAKNENVTVNLAPAVKNLSQSQSSKLQDTTQKHTEMYTENKSVKSSKTLTQEEHSMTTQVQTVNILEASQQEHGKEQTQVKEQTHVKQQSVKLKLQPPPKHMIIKKKNLTNQMTDNTSMNQITEIKAANQMTVNQSANQMTVNQSANQMTVNKSANHMTENKAANHMIVNKSANHMTENKASNQMSVNKSANHMTENKAANQMIVNKSANRMTENKASNQMSVNKSAHHMTENKAANQMIVNKSANHMTENKAVSDINVTKETQRETQVSDMNVTTQVKTVNMSESSQQTHVEEQAVKQKTPPAPKPIFINKKNMTNQMTNNTSTNQMKEIKAANQMTENKAAADINVMKETQSTSQTIIVSKQTQETKTMKQLQTTVTEHKTVTQKHNVKNLNTNFRNMDMKGKGMLKKGTPEIHFPPPPTSSPPPSESEMSLPPPPSPVAGCPMSLSSRSPMFPTSRPLIMRQDSDLPPPPPPPPVECGEPDFFPSPPPPPPPSVAGQDFLPPPPSQQELNSMPHQVPTPPPGKPFKARPLFKIPKPEPPKQPILVKPKWQKKQVAPPPPPPPPQPMTVQAEHKEEGVVQEVKREISCKQEENTNTTNTQVQSDSTVSMTKIPSPIPVAKPPQEELPRPPKKVFIPPIKIPPPAEPAPVAKPKPFARKFKTPLMLAEERYRVQREEAERNKSQDTTPASSRVTSPTSPPTNMMQMMGSTNVASEQHSDAHKTEQSKVTSEVTHEQAEETQSKSKVRTASQEPPTKKALSHIPLSKPLISMVNKESNSESGNISSDKKHITIDQSSMVSSGKELASSVASRKHQAVFSGKHQAVSVSAAHPHHESNIKVQSGSNVISSSVAEQQSGMTASSQSIISTQSIVQENVNLQTQSAITSDAEDAKNTNAFLTQEVKNIPSQPTKIKIPKVTPNFKVRTVKLPTEKKEEKSEVVEKDQRAVKNELHVHQTGMETISKSETRVVQESTQMATSSSAKNEVKVEMNVTQEKAEEVEKTAAAKETKLEIQMKTKAKQKGIKIPLPKEPKLVPMPVAQAPGHCHISVSHSQQSMQEQHIQKHEQVIVNARVVQQSFQKQEQQVRTQKQQVKSFQQQGEVSKMQQLQERSKAESKAVSMNIAGNAAAQTETAQSMVESTAQSVEETTDSEKCVMVQKLLFNIKQLHPGKMDSNSVRTILSEVPDWLMRAEEKRDLTQVAVQQNKKKLTEIIFRVRNLAQAKLVFLEGHMAAMAKQESEPAPASPPAPHPAPPPASSPASSPAPPSAPPPAKALEKKGFGGATAKISKISIGSSRVETYKKVVEEKKISHESKKPELTEVKAPDPRVPSPTLATRTPSPTFISIESVRRTNSPLIVTPSPPPSYRSGATPTPPPPPPRTPTSRFCRATPSPTLSRSEKLAKLKDSTVKLSRGMTPPPPMPEFLTTEQASDREDSPALIEPEIHMQTQEMETGTMTPDVADMVDSMMTVRDKKFFFEEAQKAEVSRTYMRKDPIEIPERLGPEDLEEVPEVVNIDIMKEDLPRLDLSKLVNQFESPQPKLYIRKDPIVITDRLGSDTEDPEADPKTPKTDETPAFNIKAIKNAFDLGDRNALKEVREKQEERERRESESAEPTGHSKTKSVTEEFSGVDEFGTVTRGVRSETSMHSESHMTRPLPPSYADVVKGTVEEMAVPVEAATEDLLKSFHQSWAESESVFQNLGFSVSEQRTSQIVTHQQETVVTDKRRRRRRGFGKEENSSSRVRTVHGVSEEGVSDGVSDRRQTQFP, from the exons CTGCGGGTGGAACCAGGCCAGGACGTCCTGAGGAAAGGGAAGGGGTGGTGAGTCAGAGGAAAGGAGACGGAGGAGCGCCCACCAGCGAGGAGGCGGAGTCCGTGTCACTAAAGGAACGCATGGCCATGTACCAGGCGGCCGTGTCCAAGAAGGAGGCCAGCAGCTCCTCCACCACG GTTATGGAGGAGTCTGAAGCCTGTTCTCTGCCAGGGGGTCTGGCCAGCGTGAAGAAACAGTTTGAGAGCCAGGAGTACGCCTCctcctcccagtcccagaccagcgTTACCCAGGTCCACTTAGAAAAGAGATCCGTGCAG GAGGTGTCCAGCTCACAGGAGGTGACAGTGAGGAGCAGTGTCAGGGAGGTCATTCCCACCACTCAGCAAGTGGCCTACTCCCATGGCCAGGAG GTGACTCATGATCAAAGAGTTCAACAAAGCAACGTGGCCTCCAGTTATGAAAACCATTATGATGAAACGG TTAGGGTCATTGGAGGAGAGGACTTACCAAAGGTCTCCACTCAGGTTTTGAAGCAGCAGTACGAGAAGACGATCGAACAGGCCACGCCGGGCAAGCAAATTAAG ATTGATCTGGATTACAACCAGTTTCAATGGGCACCGATAAACCAGTCCTCCTCAGCAGCAGCTAGCTATGAAAGTTCCTCCATTGTGAAACAGTCATCCAGAGCTTCAGCAGCAACGAGCTATGAAACCTCATCCACTATGAGGACAGGGGCTGTGTCCTCATCTACCGCTGCCTCAGCCTCATCCACTATGAGGACAGGGGCTGTCTCCTCATCTACCGCTGCCTCAGCCTCATCCACTATGAGGACAGGGGCTGTCTCCTCATCTACCGCTGCTTCAGCCTCATCCACTATGAGGACAGGGGCTGTCTCTTCCTCTACCGCTGCCTCAGCCTCATCCATGGATTATGAGACCATGGAGCACTTCCCTCCTCCACCCACTGAACTAATGCCCCAGGAGGTCCCCGAGTGCTGTGACTCTCTCCCGCCTCAGGAGCAGGCTGGCCAACAGAGATACATCTTCAACAAGGAGCAGTACTCCAAGCAGAGGAACCTCAATGAGCTGAAGCGCCTGTACAAGCACATACACCCAGAGGTTCGGAGGACCATGGAGAAGGACTACTTCACCGACGTCACTGAGATCGAGCAGGCACAGCTGGATAGTGAAGATGAGATGACCGGGGAAGTCCAGCAGGCTTGCTATGCGTTTGAGAACAGTGGTGGTGATGAATGTATGAGCCCTGAGGGAGATTACCTGGAGTGGGACGAGATCCTTAAAGGGGAGGTGCAGTCCATGCGCTGGATGTTTGAGAATAAGCCGCTGGATACCATTAAAGATGACACCCCAGATGAGGATGATGAAGTGAAGAACATTGCTCAGCAGGAAATCATTGCAGGAAGTGATGTCAAATACACAGCCTGGATGTTTGAGACCCAGCCCATGGATGCGCTGCGTGCAGACACCCCAGACTCCACCGTACAGACAGGGCAATTGACCGAGCTGGCAAGAGGAGACGTACGAACAGCCACATATCTTTTCGAGACCCAGCCACTGGATTGTCTGAATAAAATCTACCAGGAGGATGAGCAAGCCTTGGAGGTTGTCTTCACTAAAGATATTACAGGAGGGGATGTGAAAACGGCCAGGTATCTGTTTGAAACTCAACACTTGGATTCCCTCAGCCACACAGAGACCATTGAGGAGAGCCACTTCTTGAAACTGAAGTCAGAGCTTGAGGAGATCAAAGGGGAAGTGAAGACAACCACACGGATGTTTGAGACCCAGCCCATGTGTGTCATCAGGGGCAACTCTGGAAATATACTGGAGATCACCGCCATCCgcagggaggagatggagaaaggagaCGTGAAGACCTCCCGCTGGCTCTTTGAGACCCAGCCTCTGGACATGATCAACAAAGACCCTGCCAAGGTGAAGCTGATCTGTGGAGTCTCCATGGAGGACAACTCGCAGGGAGATGTGAACCGAGGGAGGTGGCTGTTCGAGACAAAGACACTGGACTCCATTAAAGATGAGGAATGGCAAAGCATCAGGCAAAAGGAGGAGATTATTGGAGCTGATGTGCGGAAGCACTGCCTGGTTTTCGAGACACAGCAGATGGATACTCTGAAAGACAACGCCAATGCCAGACATTTACCCTCAGAGGCGATTGTAGGAGGTGATGTGCAATCAGCAAAACATCTGTTTGAGACAGTGCCAATGGAGAACCTGAAGGATCTGGCGGAAGTAGGAAAACTTCAGAAGATGGTTGCGTCCGAGGAGGAGAAGGGCGATGTTAGACATCAGAAGTGGGTTTTTGAAAGTCAACCACTTGAAAACATaagggaggagaagaaggaaaTGACACGCTCTATAAACCTTGAAGAACTTGATAAGGGCGATGTCACAAATCACAAGGAAAGATTTGAAACCTTGGATTTAAGCAGATGTGAGGGGGCACAGAGAATTCAAGTTGAAGGTGTTACCAGTGGGTCTGTGAAATCAAACAAAGTTCTTTTTGAATCCACCCCGATGTATGCCATGCAAGACAGCGAGGGACACTACCACGAGGTGAAAACCGTGCGACGTGAGGAGATAGTAAAAGGAGATGTTAGAAGCTGCAGGTGGATGTTTGAAACACGTCCTATCGATGAGTTTGATGAAAGTAGCAATAAATTCCAGATTATAAAAGGTATATCAAAGGAGGAGATTGAATCGGGCGATGTCAAGACAGCCAAGTGGTTATTCGAAACTCAACCCCTCGATGGTATTAAACATTTCAGCAACACTGAAGAAGATGAAACTAAGACAAAGGAGAGTGTTGAAATTGAGAAAGGTGATGTGAAAACCTGCAGGTGGCTGTTCGAGACTCAACCAATGGATAATCTGTATGAGAAAGCAGATAAGGTGAGGAATGAGACTGAGGTTGAGGAGGTCAACAAAGGGGACGTCAAAACATGCACATGGCTCTTTGAGACTCAGAACCTCGATAACATCTGTGACCATTCAGAGTCCGAATCGGAGACCGTTCTCAAAACCTGCACTGTCAAACAAGAGGACGTCCATGGCAAAGATGTGCATCACGCTTGCTTCCTCTTTGAGACAGAGAACCTGGAGAACCTCACAGGGGAGGAGAGTGGTGCCTTCAGGAGGGTGACTAAGATTGATGTCCAGTCTGGAGATGTGTCTAGGATGAAGTTTCTCTTTCAGAATCGGTCTTCCGACATCATGACCTCAACCTCATCTGAAACAATGCATAAGCTGAAGACCCTTACGGCGGAGGAAATTCAGAAAGGAAATGTAGTAAACAACATGTGGCTTTTTGAAAACCAACCTATAGACACTATCCGCGAGGATACAGAGGAAGCCAAGGATACTCGCACCGTAACCGATGTGCAGGGAGGAAACGTTGGTCAAGGACGCTTCATTTTTGAGACTTACTCTCTCGATAAAATCCAGGAGGAGTCCACCGAGACTGAGATTTCAAAACTCCAGAGCATCATCAGGGACGATATAGAGAAAGGGGATGTAAAAAGCTACACCATGATGTTTGAAAATCAGCCACTGTATGCAATCTGTGACAAAGAGGGCCACTACCATGAAGTAACCACTATGACAAAGGAAGAAATCATGAGAGGAGATGTGGTGGGGGCCCGGTGGTTATTTGAGACAAAACCTCTGGATTCAATAAGGGACACAGATGACGTCTATGTCATCAAATCTGTCACTGAGGAGGACGTCCAGAAAGGTGATgtcagcacggccaggtggaggTTCGAAACACAACCTCTTGATGAAATCGCTGAGGACATGAAAGTGTTGACTAAAACAGTTGAAGATATCCAGGGTGGTGACGTGAAGACAAACAAACACCTTTTTGAGACAGATGAAATGTCCCAGAAGTATGTTAGAACTGTTAGCGTGAGTGAGATCCAAAAAGGGGACGTCAGGACTGCCTCATGGATGTTTGAAACGCATAGCATCGATAAGATCCATGGCGAGGGCTCAGAATATGATGAAATGGAGACAGTGACAAAAGAAGAAGTGATGAAAGGAGATGTCAAGCAGTCTGTGTGGCTCTTTGAAAAACAGCCGCTTGACAGCATTAAAGAGTCAGACGGAACAGAGACTGTTGTCACCCGGGAGGAGATCCCACAAGCAGATGTAAAGACAACAACATGGCTTTTTGAAACCACGCCTTTAACCAAATTTAATGAGAACAGTGTAGAAAGAACTGAAATAATGGGGAAGAGCATCAAAGAGACCCTTGAAGAGCTGTATTGTCAGAAAATGGTTGACTCACAAGGGATTCTCATTGAGACGGATGAGATAGGAGATGTCAGAATGGCAAAATACAGACTCATGAACCAAGATGCTCCAGAAATCCAGAAGGAGGAGGTGATCAGAGGGGATCTGAACAACATCATGATGAACCTCCTAAACAGACGAGAAATGACAGAGAAAGGGATAGTCATAGACCAGGAAGAGAGAGGCAACATCAACACAACAGTAAAACAGCTATTCAACCAAGAAAAGGGATTCAATGTTGAGAAGGAGGAAATCCTCAGAGGCGACATTCAAGAGGCCATCAACAACCTACTGAAGGAGGAGGGCTCCTCAAAACGTGGAATTCTGATTCAAGAAGATGAAAAGGGAGATGTGCGAATGACCATATACTCCCTCCTCAATAAGGAAGACGGTGCTGGCATTGAGAAGGAGGATATCATCAAAGGCAATGTCAGTAGGACCCTTCACAGACTCTTGTCCAACCCAGGGTCAGAGGAATCTAAAAGGATAAGGGTGGAAGACACGGAGAGGGGTAACGTTAGCTTTTACTCCACCTGTATTGAATCTGGGGCTCTGGATTACCTCAGACAACTCCAGTTTGAACCTAATGAGGAACAAGAACAGGCGCAGAAGGAACGCATCATTGGCGGCGACGTTATGGAAACCAAAATGACACTATGGAAGAATCAACAGCAGATTGAACGCACAGTAGCTGACGACGATATCGTCCCTGGTGATGTCAACAACACTGTGAAGGTGTTCATGATGGAACCTGCTCTCTTGCTGGAAAACCTGCAGAAAGAGGAAATTGTCAAGGGAGATCTGAGGGCGGCCCTGGACTCACTGACCAAAACTATTAGCAAGAGAGTCGTGATAGAGAAAGAGGAAGTGGTGAAAGGGGACCTGCACACCACTCTGAGGTCTTTGGAGGACGCTCAAAACCAAGCCAAGGAAATGGAAAAGCCAGAAATTGTCAGAGGTGATATCCGAGGAGCCCTCCAATCATTAGAGAAATCGGCGACCACCAAGACTGAGGTAACTGTTGAGGATTTAGTGCCCGGCGATATCAAAGGCACCTTGAAATCACTAGAAGAGGCTAAGCAGGCAGTGAAAGAGATGGAAAAGGAGGAGATTGTAAAGGGAGACATTCATACTGCGCTGAAGGGTTTGCATGAGGCCTCGAGTGAGAAAAAGCTTTACCAGCACCAAGTGAGTGAACAGGGGGACGTGAGAGGCACAATACAGCTCTTACTAGAACCATCCACATCCCCACGAATGCAACGCAGGGGAAGCACTGAGGGAGATGTGAAGACCTCCATAAAATGCCTCTACGAAGGGCAGGGGCAGGACCAGGATGAGGAGCAATCACagatggagaaggaggaggtgatAAAGGGAGACGTTAAAGGAGCGATAAAGAATCTGATGCAGAGAAAAGAATATTCCAATCGGAAAGTACGAAAGTATCCTCCCAGAAAAGCTCCCAGAGCTCATGTGAAAAATCCATTACCCACACAGCAAGTGGTGGACCATGAATACTCAGATGTGGCTAAGAATGAGAACGTCACAGTCAATCTAGCCCCTGCTGTGAAAAACCTGTCTCAGAGTCAGAGCAGTAAATTACAGGACACCACACAAAAGCACACTGAGATGTACACCGAGAACAAATCAGTGAAGAGCAGCAAGACCCTCACCCAAGAGGAACACTCTATGACAACACAGGTCCAAACAGTAAATATTTTGGAGGCCTCACAGCAGGAACATGGAAAAGAACAGACTCAAGTTAAAGAACAGACACATGTTAAACAACAGAGTGtgaaactgaaattgcaaccccCTCCTAAGCACATGATCATAAAGAAGAAAAACCTGACCAATCAGATGACTGATAATACATCAATGAATCAGATCACAGAGATTAAAGCAGCCAATCAGATGACTGTGAATCAATCAGCCAATCAGATGACTGTGAATCAATCAGCCAATCAGATGACTGTGAATAAATCAGCCaatcacatgactgagaataaaGCAGCCAATCATATGATTGTGAATAAATCAGCCAATCACATGACTGAAAATAAAGCATCCAATCAGATGAGTGTGAATAAATCAGCCAATCATATGACCGAGAATAAAGCAGCCAATCAGATGATTGTGAATAAATCAGCCAATCGCATGACTGAAAATAAAGCATCCAATCAGATGAGTGTGAATAAATCAGCCCATCATATGACTGAGAATAAAGCAGCCAATCAGATGATTGTGAATAAATCAGCCAATCATATGACTGAGAATAAAGCAGTCTCAGACATAAATGTGACgaaagaaacacagagagaaacacaagtCTCAGACATGAACGTGACAACACAGGTCAAAACAGTCAATATGTCTGAGTCCTCACAGCAGACACATGTTGAAGAACAGGCTGTGAAACAGAAAACACCACCAGCCCCTAAACCCATCTTCATAAACAAGAAAAACATGACCAATCAGATGACTAATAATACATCAACGAATCAGATGAAGGAGATTAAAGCAGccaatcagatgactgagaataAAGCAGCCGCAGACataaatgtgatgaaagaaacacaaAGCACATCTCAAACTATTATTGTTTCAAAGCAAACACAGGAAACAAAAACAATGAAACAGTTGCAAACAACAGTGACAGAGCATAAGACTGTCACACAAAAACACAATGTCAAAAATCTGAATACAAATTTCCGGAACATGGACATGAAGGGAAAAGGTATGCTAAAGAAAGGGACGCCTGAGATTCATTTCCCCCCTCCTCCCACGTCCTCACCTCCACCCTCTGAGTCTGAGATGTCTCTTCCTCCCCCGCCCTCACCAGTGGCAGGCTGCCCAATGTCCCTGTCAAGCCGTAGCCCAATGTTTCCCACATCCCGTCCCCTGATTATGAGACAGGACAGTGACCTTccgcctccacctcctccacccccagTAGAATGTGGGGAGCCCGACTTTTTCCCttctcccccacccccacccccaccctccgTGGCAGGGCAAGACTTTCTTCCTCCACCGCCCTCACAGCAAGAGCTAAACTCAATGCCACACCAAGTGCCTACACCACCACCTGGAAAGCCATTTAAAGCTAGGCCTTTATTCAAAATCCCAAAACCTGAGCCACCCAAGCAACCAATACTGGTCAAACCAAAATGGCAGAAAAAGCAAGTAGCACCACCAccgcctcctccacctcctcagccaaTGACAGTTCAAGCAGAACATAAAGAGGAAGGAGTAGTCCAGGAAGTCAAACGTGAAATCAGTTGTAAACAGGAAGAAAATACAAATACTACCAACACACAGGTTCAATCTGATTCTACAGTGTCCATGACTAAAATCCCTTCACCAATCCCAGTGGCAAAACCACCACAGGAAGAGTTGCCACGACCACCTAAAAAGGTATTCATCCCTCCAATCAAAATACCCCCACCTGCAGAACCTGCACCAGTGGCAAAACCTAAACCATTTGCCCGTAAATTCAAAACCCCACTGATGCTGGCAGAGGAAAGGTATCGTGTGCAAAGAGAGGAGGCTGAGAGAAACAAGTCACAAGACACAACTCCCGCCTCTTCACGAGTCACATCTCCCACCTCTCCTCCAACTAATATGATGCAGATGATGGGCTCAACCAATGTTGCAAGTGAACAACACTCAGATGCACACAAAACAGAGCAGTCAAAAGTGACCTCAGAGGTAACACATGAACAGGCTGAGGAAACTCAGTCTAAAAGCAAAGTACGCACAGCATCACAAGAGCCGCCCACGAAGAAAGCTCTATCACATATCCCCCTGAGCAAACCTTTGATCTCCATGGTAAATAAGGAATCAAACTCTGAATCTGGAAATATTTCCTCAGATAAGAAACACATTACCATTGATCAGTCCTCTATGGTCTCTTCTGGGAAAGAACTTGCCTCATCTGTTGCCTCCAGAAAACATCAGGCTGTTTTCTCTGGCAAGCATCAGGCTGTTTCAGTCTCTGCTGCTCACCCTCACCATGAGTCCAACATTAAAGTCCAATCTGGCTCTAATGTGATTTCGTCCTCAGTAGCTGAGCAGCAGAGTGGTATGACTGCTAGCTCACAGTCTATCATCTCCACTCAGAGCATTGTCCAGGAAAATGTAAATCTTCAAACCCAATCCGCCATCACATCCGACGCAGAGGATGCAAAGAATACCAACGCCTTTCTCACACAGGAAGTAAAAAATATTCCATCTCAGCCCACCAAAATCAAAATTCCAAAAGTGACACCAAATTTCAAGGTGAGAACAGTGAAGTTGCCAacagagaagaaggaggagaaaagCGAGGTGGTGGAAAAAGATCAACGAGCAGTGAAAAATGAATTACATGTACATCAAACGGGTATGGAGACTATTTCTAAGAGTGAGACCAGAGTAGTTCAGGAGAGCACCCAGATGGCCACCAGTAGCTCAGCAAAAAATGAAGTAAAGGTGGAGATGAATGTGACACAGGAGAAAGCTGAGGAGGTTGAGAAAACTGCAGCTGCCAAGGAAACAAAGCTGGAAATCCAAATGAAGACAAAGGCAAAGCAGAAAGGAATTAAAATCCCTTTGCCCAAAGAGCCAAAGCTAGTTCCCATGCCAGTAGCTCAAGCTCCAGGGCACTGCCACATATCTGTCTcccatagtcaacaaagcatgcaggaaCAGCACATTCAGAAGCACGAGCAAGTGATTGTTAATGCGAGAGTAGTTCAACAGAGCTTCCAGAAGCAGGAACAGCAGGTTCGCACACAAAAGCAGCAGGTCAAGTCTTTCCAACAACAAGGAGAAGTAAGCAAAATGCAGCAGCTTCAAGAGAGGTCAAAGGCAGAGTCTAAGGCTGTTTCCATGAACATTGCAGGGAATGCTGCAGCACAGACAGAAACAGCTCAATCAATGGTGGAAAGCACAGCTCAATCAGTGGAGGAGACCACAGATTCAGAGAAATGTGTAATGGTACAGAAGCTGCTATTTAACATTAAGCAGCTTCATCCAGGGAAAATGGATTCAAACTCAGTGAGGACAATACTTAGTGAGGTCCCTGACTGGTTGATGAGGGCGGAGGAAAAGCGTGATTTAACACAGGTTGCTGTTCAGCAGAATAAGAAGAAGCTCACAGAGATCATTTTTCGTGTGAGAAACCTAGCACAAGCAAAACTTGTATTCTTAGAAGGACACATGGCAGCCATGGCAAAACAGGAAAGTGAACCCGCACCTGCCTCACCACCTGCACCACACCCTGCACCACCACCTGCATCATCACCTGCATCATCACCTGCACCACCATCTGCACCACCACCTGCAAAAGCACTTGAAAAGAAAGGATTTGGAGGAGCAACTGCCAAGATATCTAAAATAAGCATTGGTTCGTCAAGGGTCGAAACCTATAAGAAAGTGGTTGAGGAGAAGAAGATCTCTCATGAGAGCAAAAAGCCAGAGCTGACTGAAGTAAAAGCTCCTGATCCCAGAGTTCCCTCTCCCACGCTTGCAACGCGAACACCTTCACCTACCTTCATAAGCATTGAATCAGTGAGGAGAACAAACTCACCCCTCATAGTGACACCCTCACCTCCTCCGTCATACAGGTCTGGTGCCACCccaaccccaccacctccccctccccGCACCCCTACCTCTCGGTTCTGTAGGGCCACACCCTCTCCCACCTTGAGCCGCTCAGAGAAGCTAGCCAAGTTGAAGGACTCCACTGTGAAGCTCTCTCGGGGCATGACCCCTCCCCCACCCATGCCTGAGTTTCTGACCACAGAGCAAGCCTCTGACAGAGAGGATTCCCCAGCGCTGATTGAACCTGAGATCCACATGCAGACGCAGGAGATGGAGACTGGGACGATGACTCCGGATGTGGCTGATATGGTTGACTCCATGATGACTGTCAGAGACAAAAAGTTCTTCTTTGAGGAAGCTCAGAAGGCAGAGGTGAGCAGGACATACATGCGGAAGGACCCCATAGAAATCCCAGAGCGCCTGGGTCCAGAGGATCTAGAGGAAGTTCCTGAGGTTGTGAATATAGACATAATGAAAGAGGATCTCCCTAGGCTTGACCTTTCAAAGCTGGTCAATCAATTTGAATCCCCACAACCAAAGCTGTACATCAGAAAAGATCCTATCGTCATCACAGATAGATTGGGAAGTGACACTGAAGATCCAGAGGCAGACCCCAAAACGCCAAAAACCGAtgaaacacctgccttcaacatCAAGGCCATCAAGAATGCCTTTGACTTGGGTGATCGTAATGCTCTCAAAGAagtgagagagaaacaagaggagagagagaggagagaatcagAATCTGCCGAACCGACGGGGCACTCCAAAACAAAGTCCGTCACTGAGGAGTTCTCTGGCGTGGATGAATTTGGCACCGTAACAAGAGGGGTGAGGAGCGAGACCAGCATGCACTCTGAGAGCCACATGAcccgccccctccctccctcttatgCCGACGTGGTGAAAGGGACGGTTGAAGAGATGGCAGTTCCTGTGGAGGCCGCCACCgaggacctactgaagagctTCCACCAGTCCTGGGCCGAAAGCGAGAGTGTGTTCCAGAATCTGGGATTCAGTGTCTCAGAACAGAGGACATCACAGATCGTAACACACCAGCAGGAGACTGTCGTGACGG ATAAAAGAAGACGCAGGAGAAGAGGTTTTGGAAAAGAAG AAAATTCGAGTTCCAGAGTCCGAACTGTGCACGGTGTGTCGGAAGAGGGTGTATCCGATGGAGTGTCTGATCGCAGACAAACACAATTTCCATAA